The Arvicola amphibius chromosome 6, mArvAmp1.2, whole genome shotgun sequence DNA window tgtaactaccctggcctagaactagctctgtagaccaggcacaGAGATCAatatgcctctgccttccaagtgctgggattgaaggcatgcaccactacacctggcaataaattgtaattttttaaacattacatagatatttttccatcttttctatCAGGAAATGTCAATTAGTCTGAATACCATGCCGGTGCAAACTTGAGGGCTAGTATTCATGCACCTCTGTGGGGAAGGCAAATTGTCTATAGATGACAATTTGGTAATGGTTAACAAAACTACGAATGTCAGCATCCTTTGTTCCACTACTGTATAATAAATTATCCTATCCCCTGTAGATGAAATTTCCTGTTGAAAGCAAATGTTAGAGACAACCTACATGCCCATCAGTCGGCTACTGAATAATCTGTTTTATCTAATACAGTATATCCCATATCTCTAAATAAAGGGGGATAAATTGAGTATTGTTATGGAATGATCGCAGAATTGCCAAATAAAAAAGGGCAGAATGTGTATAGTAAACTAccatttgtataaataaaaggcAGGGAGCTAAGCTTGTCTAGTATGCATGAAGTCCTGGACGCCACCCCTTGCATTAAATAAAGCATGATAAGATAATGCTTGCCTATAACCCtacccagtactctggaggtggAAGgagtgttggggaggctgaccaattccttgtctgaggggcgtggccgctccagggcaaaaaatacctttaaaaaaaccaGGTTGGGTAAGCTCCGCCCTCTCggttccctgctctttgctggagccttggctctgtaagtttaccccacttccttcctttattaaagctgattatttctgACAAGGCtagttttgattatttcccattgctgccCGACCACCAGGCTACaaaggagggtcacaagttcaaggtcatccttctaCTTAACAGGtctaaaggccagcctggactacatgagaaaCTCTGTGAACTAAAGTTCCCAGAAAAATAAGCTACATCTACACTGAACATTCTACAAGGCTGTTTAACAGGTTATAACCCCAATGACTGTGAAAAGGCTGAAATTTGCATGTCCAGAGCCAAATTATTTTAGCCCCAAAGTAGCTATTTCTTGCTCacctgtgtgtgtgatttaacaTCCCTGTGACTATTAGGTAATGGAATGTATGAACAGACACCTAGCTTCCACCAACCCCAAAGCTAAAAATGTCATCAGAAAGTATCTGAGGCCTATACACAGCTTTCCCCATTTTACTACAATCGACCTACCTGATGTTCCCAccaatttatttgaaaatgtttttctttaaagacttattattattttaattgtgttggGCATGTGAGTAAGTGCACACTGAGTGCAGGCATCCAGGCCCCTTGAAAGGTGTTTGgatctgtaattttctttgttcagttACTATAAAATCTTCATAAAACCTTAACACCTTGTTAAGGTTGTTAAGGTGTTGTTCCTTGGTGGAACATGTAACCTAAAGCTGTGTTCCCAGGCCACAGCAACTCATATTTGGCTGCAGAATAAATTAATTCTTATGCCTTCTGAAATAAAAGCTGTGTTTTTTACATTGAtacttgtctaaaaaataaaataattttaaatagtgaGGAAAAGTACTTTTTGTATTACATGAAGTATCACAGAAGGTACACTAAAAATTAGTAGCATGGAATGAATCCAGTAAGGGAAATGTCTGGCTAGGTGTAGATAgaagacaaatatatttttaatttacattacctagaattttttttaaatggtgcctgtagaaaacattttaaaaataaaaaatttaagtcgggtggcagtggcacatgcctttagtcccagcacttgaaaggcagaggcaggtggatctctgtgagttcaagatcagcctggtctactgtaagagttccagaaaagccagaactacacagagaaaccatcttgaaaaaaataaaagtttggaaaagaaaatatgatatatcCTAAAAAGATGGAATAATGTTTTGATATATATCTGGTAAGCAAAGATTTTtgataaactataaaataaattaacaaagttTGGGCAGTAGAGTCTCCATTTTGctcaaaaatttgaaagaaaaatgtgttttatacatttaaaagtgATGATGATTTCCTCTTAGTGGCTGGACTGCaagtaattattataatttttttcttttttgagacaaggttttacaatgtagcctaggctggccaggTTACCTAAGCCTAAatgatgggattataggtgtgtagcACCACACCCAGGTTCTTGTTTTgcacttttctcattttatatggtAAGCATGTGTTGTTTTAATAAGCAGATAGAGGGGAAAGATCATATAAATGGTTAAAATAATCCTAACTTTATCTGCAAATAAATAATCCTTATAGCATCACTGACCCTTACCTGACCATGACTGGTTGTTGGTTCTTCCTCCAACAAAAGTTTCTGTTTCAAGCTTTTAATTGAACTTTTTTGAAAATCCttggtctctgagttccagacagaTGCCCCAgatccctgcctttcctctctggcttcctctcccGTGTCTTCTGAGACGCCTTCATTGTTTTCACTCCTCTCATCTTCTTGGCCACATTCATTCTGGGTCAGAAAAGGAGGTCTAGGTAACACTGGTTCCCCAaaccctctttttttaaaaagctgcctcTGAGCCATTTTCAGGCTCTTCTGATAAACCTCCAACTGACAGAGAATGACATTGGTATATTCGTTAGGATCTACTCCAGCAGGGCAGAATGGAATACCCCAGTAGTAGTGCACAGTGCCCCCATTGTCCTGGAGACTTTTGGTGTCTGTTGGGGTAGGAAGACATTGCCTAGATGTGTCCCCCTTACCCTGGACAGCTTTGAGAAAAGCATAACCACTCCCAGTACTTTCCTGTGGCTTCCCACACTTTGTGTGCTCAACCAAGTGGCCAGTACATCTGTCCAAACATTTAACACTCTCATTCTCAAACACTGGCTGGCTTGACTGGTCCCAGCTTCCTGAGCTGCCAGAGACCGGCTCCTCTTCAGTGTTTTCATTGTGGTCCCagggctcttttctttcctcagccTCGTTTCCCTGACTGATATTTGAGTCTTTAAACAGTGATGGAGGTACCAGCTGCGATATGCCTGTAGGTATTTGAGAAAAAGTAGGGCTAAGgacaaaaatttttattttcaattaagacAACTTGGTAAGTAATCACTTaccaaaaattacaaaataaagttaCAAAAAGCCCTTCTTTTACTTTAGCCAAAGGGTGGTATTTTTCTTGAAGATAAAAGTATTTCAACTATTTGCGTTTTAACCTCTTTTATATCACAACAAGGATGTGGGGCATCTCTGTCACCACTCTCAGCAGAAGACCCCTGTGGTGTGGTTATACTTGATGAGTGGAAGGAGTCAGAACAGGAAGACATGCCTTCAGTGGTTCCAGAATCTTTGGTGTTCTCTTGATGGGAATGTGAAGATGATCCAATAGCCAAAGGTTGAGAACTGGTAGCAGAAGCATCAGAAGACCAGCAACTCTGAAACAAGTGATCCCGTACCAAACCAGGTTCATTATTAAAATAGCTGTATACGAAGAGTCATAGGAAGAACAAAAATGGCAGGCACTGTCCCTAGGAGTTTCTCTTCTTCAAAATATAGCTCCTCAATTAAAACAGATTCCCCAACGAGAAGTCAATGtctatatatatttactatatagtTTCTAATATGAAGGGTATATAGTATAAATGATTCAAACTggacatatatattcatatgttgaTACATGTCTGTAGTCCTAAGCTTTTCGGAAGGCTGAAGTGGGGGGGACTGCTTGAAACttataagttcaaagccagctcttTCAACTCTAGGAAATTCCAGCTCAAACAATTgagctaaaaaataaatagaatcaagGATGGCTCAGAATCTGTTACTGGCAAGTAtccttaacatttaaaataatttctattgcATGTATTCAAATagtaatttaatattatttggttttttaatttgcattagTTTGCCATGTTTGCCGTGGGAAGTTTCaggtctcctgaaactggagttacagctgtgagccgtcatgtgggtgctgggagttgaacccagatcctctagaagagcagtcagtgctcttaaccgctgagccacttctccagccccttatttggttatttttaaaactgtccattctttgtctcattttctttgctGGCCCCACAAATGAGAAGAGGTAAGCACCTGGTCTTTGGAATTCTTGGTATTCTATAACTCTTCAGAAGCTGCCCACTTACTATGATTCTTTTAAGCCACTGACTGAAAAATCTGTGGAGTGGAAGCAAACTCATACAGTAACAAAAACACTTCCAACTGGACTAACCAGAAATTCAACAacacagactttaaaaataaaagtactgaGATATATTAGTCAAAAAACCTATAAACTACCATAGCTCATTTCTAACTATATAACTATACCAACCACCAAGTAACTAAGAACATTATTaataaaacccacaaactcaacacaatatatatttacattcagGCTTTCAGCAATGGCTTTCCTCAAGagctcctcttctttctcctcctggcTGTTCACCTCCCTAGCTTCCTGCTCACTCATTCTAAGAGCCAAAGCAAATTGTTCTTCTTCTGACATTTCTGTAAGAGTGTAGGGAAGAGAACACCAGGAAACAAATTAGCACAAtggctcaaaacaaaaaaccagaatcATTAAACTGTTAACTGACAATACTCTAAATCATTTAGGATGATTTGTAATCTAGTAAGGAAAGTCAACCAAGGTACAGTGTGGTCAAGATTATTGGCAGCATTACAAGAACCCTACGTTAACCAGAGTATAAGCCCTCATGAAGGCATAGTGTTTGCCTATACAGTTCATTAGTGTATCTCTAGCACACAAGAGTACATGGAAATTAGTAACTGCTGAATGAAACCACTAGAGAGCTTTTTGCTAAATACCACACTACTTTATGCTCAATATTTAACCAGAGCAATTTTACTCTTCAGaatctttggtttgtttttttttccccagacagggTCTGATGTAGTCTCTGCTGGCCTTGAGGATGACCCTCTAGTTACACTAggattatacacacacaccacttactTTATATAGTGATGGGGATTCAACCAGAACTTCATGCACACTAAGCAAACATTCTCAAGAACGGAACCACATATATCCCCAGCTCTCAGAATctctaatttattcattttaacaaATCCTTAGTTATCAAATTCTGATCATCAAACATTATTTCCACTAACAGCAATTGTAGTACACTAGCAAAATGGCTGATTCCAAGTCATGAAATGTACAAATGAGCTAAAATACTTCTTATAACAGCAAAGAATCTATTATACACTCCTAGGGTTGGATCAAAAGAAATCAGTAGCaaacttagggaaaaaaaaaaactactggcATAAAATTGAACTAGAATCCACTGCAGTATCTTTATGAATTAAAACAGCAAATACATTCCCAGCCCCTCAATCAATGCCTTcaacataacaaagaaaaaaacctttaataattctaaaataaGTTTAATATCTgaagtaaaatatgaaaaagtaataacaaaata harbors:
- the Uimc1 gene encoding BRCA1-A complex subunit RAP80 isoform X2, whose translation is MPRRKKKIKEASESHNSEKKDQETTSPVSIKKKRKLEDLLIVISDSDGEEAKEENGLQKMKTKQSNRSKCLAKRKIAQMSEEEQFALALRMSEQEAREVNSQEEKEEELLRKAIAESLNSCWSSDASATSSQPLAIGSSSHSHQENTKDSGTTEGISQLVPPSLFKDSNISQGNEAEERKEPWDHNENTEEEPVSGSSGSWDQSSQPVFENESVKCLDRCTGHLVEHTKCGKPQESTGSGYAFLKAVQGKGDTSRQCLPTPTDTKSLQDNGGTVHYYWGIPFCPAGVDPNEYTNVILCQLEVYQKSLKMAQRQLFKKRGFGEPVLPRPPFLTQNECGQEDERSENNEGVSEDTGEEAREERQGSGASVWNSETKDFQKSSIKSLKQKLLLEEEPTTSHGQSSQGLFVEETSEEVLKSSEEGNCVPVSQSIAALANKRSLVLMPESSAEEITVCPETQLSSPEPFDLNREDSPDSSEVPIEVRRTVSDKQVGNRENGEKAIPIPAFSSGTRVSCPLCDQDFPPTKIEQHAMYCNGLMEQETVLTRKRREARNKSHSKTSTRTALDINKKEKCYLCKSLVPLGEYECHVEACLQLAKGDRGDGTEVGKRTRVCAAVEGKQEQRLRKAKT
- the Uimc1 gene encoding BRCA1-A complex subunit RAP80 isoform X3 codes for the protein MPRRKKKIKEASESHNSEKKDQETTSPVSIKKKRKLEDLLIVISDSDGEEAKEENGLQKMKTKQSNRSKCLAKRKIAQMSEEEQFALALRMSEQEAREVNSQEEKEEELLRKAIAESLNSCWSSDASATSSQPLAIGSSSHSHQENTKDSGTTEGISQLVPPSLFKDSNISQGNEAEERKEPWDHNENTEEEPVSGSSGSWDQSSQPVFENESVKCLDRCTGHLVEHTKCGKPQESTGSGYAFLKAVQGKGDTSRQCLPTPTDTKSLQDNGGTVHYYWGIPFCPAGVDPNEYTNVILCQLEVYQKSLKMAQRQLFKKRGFGEPVLPRPPFLTQNECGQEDERSENNEGVSEDTGEEAREERQGSGASVWNSETKDFQKSSIKSLKQKLLLEEEPTTSHGQSSQGLFVEETSEEVLKSSEEGNCVPVSQSIAALANKRSLVLMPESSAEEITVCPETQLSSPEPFDLNREDSPDSSEVPIEVRRTVSDKQVGNRENGEKAIPIPAFSSGTRVSCPLCDQDFPPTKIEQHAMYCNGLMEQETVLTRKRREARNKSHSKTSTRTALDINKTKTTVKADCSVSWNSLSTRPQV